In Streptomyces sp. NBC_00414, a single window of DNA contains:
- a CDS encoding SCO3933 family regulatory protein codes for MRTIRVETSAATILLTEAPEPKVRDRQTGEIAKDVNSGEALMTIGVVYIEEGESALIKVTIPESGVSEGLALGAPISLPGLVARPWESVFNGQQRHGIAYRAAAVTPAAFPAVMGASA; via the coding sequence TTGCGCACCATCCGTGTGGAGACCTCGGCCGCGACGATCCTGCTGACCGAGGCACCCGAACCCAAGGTTCGCGACCGACAGACCGGCGAGATCGCCAAGGACGTCAACAGCGGCGAGGCACTGATGACGATCGGCGTCGTCTACATCGAGGAGGGGGAGTCGGCACTAATCAAGGTCACCATTCCGGAGAGCGGAGTCTCCGAGGGGCTGGCGCTCGGTGCTCCGATCTCGCTGCCCGGCCTGGTGGCCCGGCCGTGGGAGAGCGTGTTCAACGGGCAGCAGCGCCACGGCATCGCCTACCGCGCCGCCGCCGTCACCCCGGCCGCCTTCCCCGCTGTCATGGGGGCCTCGGCCTGA
- a CDS encoding DUF3027 domain-containing protein encodes MNADRSTPGRAWTGDDREHNDDCHERWLPALNRTTGHPTYRDEWFDEQCGGCLFWVALSGELGRDWGVCTQPDSLFDGRARFEHDGCEFFAIREDGSFG; translated from the coding sequence GTGAACGCGGATCGCTCGACGCCTGGCAGAGCTTGGACAGGCGATGACCGTGAACACAACGACGATTGCCACGAGCGCTGGTTGCCGGCGCTGAACCGGACTACTGGCCACCCGACTTACCGGGATGAGTGGTTCGACGAGCAGTGCGGAGGCTGTCTTTTCTGGGTCGCGCTGAGTGGAGAGCTGGGGCGGGACTGGGGAGTCTGCACCCAACCTGACTCGCTGTTCGATGGTCGTGCCCGTTTCGAGCACGACGGCTGCGAGTTCTTCGCCATCCGTGAGGACGGTTCCTTCGGGTGA
- a CDS encoding GntR family transcriptional regulator — protein MTSLPSLLGGLDPTSDRAVFRQIADQLREAIDRGRFKEGEKLPSEAELVEHYGVSRMTVRNSFSVLQGEGLVHAEHGKGVFVRPRPPVRRLASDRFARRHREQGKSAFIVEADAAGSHPKVDSLEVKEEKATQDISARLGSVRRVLARRRRYLLDGRPVEFATSYLPLDIARGTRIAEPNPGPGGIYARLEELGHHLDHFEEEIRARMPSPSEVKTLHLASGVPVIHLIRTAYDTEKRPVEVCDTVMAADAYVLSYQLPAT, from the coding sequence GTGACCTCTCTTCCGTCCCTGCTCGGTGGCCTGGATCCCACGAGCGATCGTGCGGTGTTCCGGCAGATCGCCGACCAGCTGCGCGAGGCCATCGACCGTGGGCGCTTCAAGGAAGGGGAGAAGCTGCCTTCGGAAGCTGAGCTTGTCGAGCACTACGGCGTATCCCGGATGACCGTTCGGAACTCCTTCTCGGTACTCCAGGGCGAGGGCCTGGTACACGCCGAGCACGGCAAGGGCGTGTTCGTCCGGCCGCGACCACCTGTGCGGCGGCTCGCCTCCGACCGGTTCGCCCGGCGCCACCGCGAGCAGGGGAAGTCCGCGTTCATCGTCGAGGCGGACGCTGCCGGCAGTCACCCGAAGGTGGACAGCCTGGAGGTCAAGGAGGAGAAAGCCACGCAGGACATCTCCGCCCGGCTCGGTTCCGTGCGACGTGTGCTGGCCCGGCGGCGCCGGTATCTGCTCGACGGCCGTCCGGTCGAGTTCGCCACCTCCTACCTGCCGCTCGACATCGCCCGCGGTACGCGGATCGCCGAACCCAACCCCGGCCCCGGCGGCATCTACGCCCGGCTCGAAGAACTCGGCCACCACCTCGACCACTTCGAGGAAGAAATCCGGGCCCGGATGCCCTCGCCGTCCGAGGTCAAGACGCTGCATCTCGCCTCCGGCGTCCCTGTGATCCATCTGATCCGTACCGCGTACGACACCGAGAAGCGGCCCGTGGAGGTCTGCGACACCGTCATGGCGGCGGACGCGTACGTGCTGTCGTACCAGCTTCCGGCAACGTGA
- a CDS encoding NUDIX hydrolase, which produces MSVAGVIVDDQGRALLIKRRDNGHWEPPGGIVEREETLPEALQREVLEETGIKIALPATLTGVYKNMTGLIVSLVFRCEAADGTPTTGDETRALRWATREEVTDLADEAYAIRVLDALDALSPPAVRAHDGVKLV; this is translated from the coding sequence GTGAGCGTTGCCGGAGTCATCGTCGACGACCAGGGCCGGGCCCTCTTGATCAAGCGCCGAGACAACGGCCACTGGGAGCCCCCGGGTGGCATCGTCGAGCGGGAGGAAACCCTCCCCGAGGCGCTTCAGCGGGAAGTCCTCGAAGAAACCGGCATCAAGATCGCGCTTCCCGCGACCCTCACCGGCGTCTACAAGAACATGACGGGCCTGATCGTCTCCCTGGTCTTCCGCTGCGAAGCCGCCGACGGCACGCCAACCACCGGGGACGAGACCCGCGCTCTGCGGTGGGCCACCCGCGAAGAAGTCACCGACCTCGCCGACGAGGCGTACGCGATCCGTGTCCTGGACGCTCTGGACGCGTTGTCTCCACCGGCCGTACGCGCACACGACGGCGTGAAACTCGTCTAG
- a CDS encoding ATP-binding protein produces MHEYTSTARVWGLTCPGFPEEVSRARRWTRDILRGSPLADDAELIVSELSANAILHTASGRQSGSFHLALAISPQMVALSVTDAGGTGRAPKVEHQDQEAEHGRGLSMVSAIAHRVVVHDSDGGHTVTAELFTGVRPGGHPC; encoded by the coding sequence ATGCACGAGTATACGAGCACCGCGCGGGTCTGGGGACTCACTTGCCCAGGTTTCCCGGAAGAGGTCAGCAGGGCCCGCCGCTGGACACGGGACATCCTCAGAGGCTCGCCACTGGCCGACGACGCCGAACTGATCGTGAGCGAACTGAGCGCGAACGCGATCCTGCACACCGCCAGCGGCCGGCAGTCGGGCAGCTTTCATCTGGCTCTCGCGATCTCACCGCAGATGGTTGCCCTGTCGGTCACGGATGCCGGAGGTACTGGCCGGGCCCCGAAGGTCGAGCATCAGGACCAGGAGGCGGAACACGGCCGGGGCCTGAGCATGGTCAGCGCGATCGCCCACCGGGTCGTGGTCCACGACAGCGACGGAGGCCACACGGTCACCGCGGAACTCTTCACCGGGGTCCGCCCAGGAGGCCACCCATGCTGA
- a CDS encoding NACHT domain-containing protein translates to MALLETAAVSVGRVVVDRAGRQWLSNRRSAADRSKPLTELIGLNFRDAFSRRRLERQLDDISDSVAERIKVMAEIEYGSLSENDKLAAIAEATRSLSLSDLSDDSVFQADGEGSSLARSIVAGNRKRLVRLGLSEAGERFYELVIQECCECLVQIVQLLPQYTPRAASEALSRLSVISANVSLALSRLPVRRLESPDGEEFDGEFKNRYLRLLSDSLSEVEVFGVPVSNFTPRATLSIAYISLSVTNEWESEEDSDDVRPGSDGPVEILGSGKSLRVESVLAGSPRNLIRGEAGSGKSTLLHWIATSASRSTFKRELASWNGMVPFLIKLRSHSDGELPAPEEFVRATTPSIAGIMPAGWVHRQLATGRALLLVDGVDELSGRRRPKIRAWLRSIIAAYPELRIVVTSRPSAAASSWLDAEGFRSAQLERMTSADVREFITHWHAAVLDSGVYPCKPGELPGYQRALLRRLGSQPHLQALATTPLLAAMLCALNLDRRMQLPRDRMGVYAAALEMLLERRDAERQIPSYLEVSLERRQKVVILQDIAWCLSMTNRSEMAKSAVQRRVQEKIKAMPHLNYSADSVLDHLIQRSGVIREPILGRIDFIHRTFQEYLTARQASEDGDVEPLVAKAHLDQWRDTVIMAAGHANSPLRRELVDGLLRRIETEPRYRRPLRLLVSACFETMPDIPRELSSRLDECLSSLIPPRNESEANSLPRAGDAVLRFFPNSLLGLTHATAANVVRSAYSINGPEALELLSKYASDSRKLVQQQLIMGWGHYDSEEYAQKVLSHVPLVDGVLSLSNSEHLPYVQRLPQVQALEFDGMVPDASMLEPVRSLTKRFHGEILDVDHRELGNHTRLEDVILVSDEIDDLCWVERLSSLSEFRAWVEGMTDLGPLRTLDLRLLGLGHLTEVGDFEPVWSQERLKWLILRKCSQLQDVSPLLRLGSLRTLVLESPGGIDGLRDFLRSSELQWLGIQDYTAGVSLSEFNSPSIEVLDLTGSKVIDSGESLSMPNLSHLYLDRWQGSKLPKISSFKNLSKVSIDHAHHLEDISEILDLPNLKHVSLNGCPDGLDLTPLASRGVKVFNPVRYRAKELTRRVIPTSADYP, encoded by the coding sequence ATGGCTTTGCTTGAGACTGCAGCTGTGAGCGTTGGTCGCGTGGTTGTTGATCGGGCAGGTCGACAGTGGCTGTCAAATCGCAGAAGCGCGGCGGATCGCTCCAAGCCCCTTACTGAACTTATAGGGTTGAACTTCCGGGATGCTTTTTCTCGCCGCCGACTTGAGCGCCAGTTGGACGATATATCCGACTCGGTAGCTGAGCGAATTAAAGTAATGGCGGAAATCGAATACGGATCGCTCAGTGAAAATGACAAATTGGCCGCGATAGCTGAAGCTACTCGGTCCCTGTCTCTGTCTGATCTGTCAGATGACTCCGTATTCCAGGCTGACGGTGAGGGATCTAGCCTAGCCCGCTCCATTGTCGCAGGAAACCGAAAAAGACTGGTGCGTCTGGGACTCTCTGAAGCGGGGGAAAGATTCTACGAACTAGTCATCCAGGAGTGCTGCGAATGCCTGGTACAGATTGTCCAGCTCCTCCCGCAATACACTCCAAGAGCCGCAAGCGAGGCGCTGAGTCGCCTTTCGGTGATTTCTGCAAACGTGTCACTTGCGCTTAGCCGCTTACCTGTTCGGCGTTTGGAGTCGCCGGATGGTGAGGAATTTGACGGCGAATTTAAAAACCGTTATCTACGCCTATTGTCAGACTCGCTGAGTGAGGTTGAAGTTTTCGGCGTGCCGGTAAGCAACTTTACGCCGCGAGCGACTCTCAGTATCGCCTACATAAGCCTCAGTGTCACCAATGAATGGGAATCTGAGGAAGACTCGGATGACGTGAGGCCTGGATCTGATGGACCCGTAGAAATATTGGGATCCGGAAAATCCTTACGTGTAGAAAGCGTGTTAGCGGGAAGTCCTCGCAATCTCATCAGGGGTGAGGCCGGCTCTGGGAAGAGTACCCTCCTACACTGGATTGCGACATCCGCATCCCGTTCTACTTTTAAACGCGAGTTGGCGTCATGGAATGGAATGGTTCCCTTCCTGATTAAGCTGCGTAGCCATTCGGATGGGGAATTGCCTGCTCCAGAAGAATTCGTGCGCGCCACAACTCCAAGTATTGCCGGGATAATGCCTGCGGGTTGGGTACATCGGCAACTAGCAACCGGACGCGCTCTTCTTCTAGTTGACGGAGTTGATGAACTTTCAGGACGACGACGTCCAAAAATTCGGGCATGGCTGAGGTCGATTATCGCGGCGTATCCGGAACTGAGGATAGTCGTGACTTCGCGCCCGTCTGCTGCGGCTTCTTCTTGGCTGGACGCTGAAGGTTTCCGCTCGGCTCAGTTAGAGCGCATGACATCGGCCGACGTCCGAGAATTCATCACTCATTGGCATGCAGCCGTTCTGGATTCCGGAGTGTATCCATGCAAACCTGGCGAGCTGCCGGGTTATCAAAGGGCTCTTTTGCGACGACTCGGTAGTCAGCCGCACTTGCAGGCGTTGGCCACTACACCGCTTCTAGCGGCCATGTTGTGTGCGCTGAATCTTGACCGGCGTATGCAACTTCCCCGAGATCGCATGGGGGTCTACGCGGCGGCCCTGGAAATGTTGCTTGAGAGGCGGGATGCTGAGAGGCAGATTCCCAGTTACCTTGAGGTCTCTCTGGAGCGACGTCAGAAAGTTGTTATTCTCCAAGACATTGCTTGGTGTCTCTCCATGACTAATCGTTCCGAGATGGCCAAAAGTGCCGTTCAGCGACGCGTGCAAGAGAAGATCAAGGCAATGCCGCATCTCAATTATTCGGCTGATTCTGTGCTTGATCATTTAATCCAGCGGAGCGGCGTAATTCGGGAGCCGATTCTTGGGAGAATCGATTTCATTCATCGAACATTTCAGGAGTACCTGACTGCCAGGCAGGCTTCTGAAGATGGCGACGTTGAGCCTTTGGTAGCCAAAGCGCACTTGGATCAGTGGCGCGATACTGTCATTATGGCCGCAGGACATGCAAATAGTCCGCTGAGGCGTGAACTCGTAGATGGGCTGCTGCGTCGGATCGAAACTGAGCCCAGATATCGGAGGCCTTTGCGCCTGCTCGTGTCGGCCTGTTTTGAAACGATGCCTGACATACCTCGTGAGCTATCCAGCAGGCTCGACGAGTGTTTGAGTAGCCTAATTCCGCCAAGGAATGAAAGCGAGGCTAACTCGCTGCCGAGAGCTGGTGATGCAGTACTGCGCTTCTTTCCTAATAGCCTATTAGGGCTGACGCATGCCACTGCCGCTAATGTAGTCAGGTCGGCTTACTCTATTAACGGTCCAGAAGCGCTAGAGCTTCTGAGTAAGTATGCCTCGGATTCCAGAAAGCTGGTTCAGCAGCAGCTGATAATGGGTTGGGGCCATTATGACTCTGAGGAGTATGCTCAGAAAGTTCTGTCACACGTCCCTTTGGTCGATGGGGTTCTGTCCCTCAGTAACTCTGAGCACCTTCCATACGTCCAACGTCTGCCACAAGTTCAGGCATTGGAATTCGATGGAATGGTGCCCGACGCCTCGATGCTGGAGCCAGTTCGCAGCCTGACTAAAAGGTTCCATGGGGAAATACTAGACGTCGATCATCGCGAACTCGGTAATCATACGCGACTAGAAGACGTCATCTTGGTGAGTGACGAAATTGACGACCTTTGCTGGGTGGAGCGCCTTTCCAGTCTGAGCGAGTTTCGGGCCTGGGTTGAAGGGATGACAGATCTGGGCCCTCTGCGCACTCTGGACCTACGCTTGCTCGGCCTGGGGCACTTGACCGAGGTAGGGGATTTTGAACCTGTCTGGAGTCAGGAAAGGCTGAAGTGGCTCATTCTGCGAAAATGTAGCCAGCTACAGGATGTAAGCCCTTTGCTTCGCCTTGGTAGTTTGCGGACTCTCGTTCTAGAGAGTCCAGGTGGCATCGATGGGTTGCGCGATTTTCTGAGGTCATCCGAGCTGCAGTGGCTCGGAATTCAAGACTACACTGCCGGGGTCTCGCTGTCGGAATTCAATAGTCCGTCCATTGAAGTTCTCGACCTTACCGGATCCAAGGTGATTGATTCCGGTGAATCTCTCAGTATGCCAAACCTGTCGCATCTTTACCTGGATAGGTGGCAGGGTTCTAAGCTTCCGAAAATCAGCTCGTTCAAGAACCTCTCTAAAGTGTCGATAGATCACGCTCATCACCTTGAAGACATCTCGGAAATACTAGATCTGCCCAACCTGAAGCATGTGTCGCTGAATGGCTGTCCTGATGGTCTCGACCTAACTCCGCTGGCCTCAAGAGGTGTAAAAGTCTTCAACCCTGTTCGTTACCGTGCGAAGGAATTAACTCGTCGTGTTATCCCCACGAGTGCTGATTATCCTTAG
- a CDS encoding ferritin-like domain-containing protein, with translation MRTSGFAKWTRRFEDERERRCAQSDPDWGRTATLHPTVWASIQRFQVGEDGDGANLVGKADETGDADYAQAVRLFIAEEQNHARLLARLLAAGGIPTSTGHWSDAVFVRLRRLTGLRMELLVLMVAEVVALRYYRALRDGTDDALTSDVAGRILSDEERHVPFHCERLHAPLTELPRALRRPTMELWRLLLLAISLVVAADHGPALRRLDIGRLRFVADVMTSSHAVVAAILAPSPDAWTTAG, from the coding sequence GTGCGTACGAGCGGCTTCGCCAAGTGGACAAGGCGGTTCGAGGACGAGCGCGAGCGCAGGTGCGCCCAGAGTGACCCGGACTGGGGACGGACCGCGACACTGCATCCGACGGTGTGGGCCAGCATCCAGCGCTTCCAGGTCGGCGAGGACGGAGACGGTGCCAACCTCGTCGGCAAAGCGGATGAGACCGGCGACGCCGACTACGCGCAGGCGGTCAGGCTCTTCATTGCCGAGGAACAGAACCACGCCCGGCTGCTCGCCCGACTGCTGGCCGCGGGAGGCATACCGACGTCGACCGGGCACTGGAGCGACGCGGTCTTCGTACGGCTGCGGCGGCTCACGGGCCTGCGCATGGAACTGCTGGTACTGATGGTCGCGGAAGTGGTGGCGCTGCGTTACTACCGGGCTCTGCGCGACGGCACCGACGACGCGCTCACCTCGGACGTGGCGGGGCGGATCCTGTCCGACGAGGAACGCCACGTGCCCTTCCACTGCGAGCGACTGCACGCCCCTTTGACGGAGCTGCCCCGCGCGCTGCGCCGCCCGACGATGGAGCTGTGGCGACTTCTTCTGCTCGCGATCTCTCTCGTCGTCGCCGCAGACCACGGTCCGGCACTACGCCGGCTCGACATAGGCCGCCTGCGATTCGTCGCCGATGTAATGACGTCGTCCCACGCGGTGGTCGCCGCGATACTGGCACCGAGCCCAGACGCATGGACGACCGCGGGCTGA
- a CDS encoding dehydrogenase: MSTEARPLCPECGGQLKAGGMVLCKREDDGRRVCRLLWKCVGRHVWWTWSDRPGDELEPCPHPQLFGG, translated from the coding sequence ATGTCGACCGAAGCCAGGCCCCTTTGTCCGGAGTGCGGCGGGCAGTTGAAGGCCGGTGGCATGGTCCTCTGCAAGCGCGAGGACGACGGCCGACGTGTCTGCCGGCTGCTCTGGAAGTGCGTCGGCCGGCACGTCTGGTGGACGTGGTCCGATCGTCCGGGCGACGAGCTGGAGCCCTGCCCGCATCCGCAGTTGTTCGGCGGATGA
- a CDS encoding PH domain-containing protein, protein MALFGNAHTVDPAKAQNDYARLLGQNEQVHAAFQLIRDTILFTDRRLILVDKQGITGKKTEYHSVPYRSITHFAVETAGTFDLDAELKIWLSGSPTPIQKTFTKGVDIYEVQAILTQFVAR, encoded by the coding sequence ATGGCGCTGTTCGGAAACGCCCACACCGTCGATCCGGCGAAAGCACAGAACGACTACGCGCGACTGCTCGGACAGAACGAGCAGGTGCACGCCGCTTTCCAGTTGATACGCGACACCATCCTCTTCACCGACCGTCGCCTCATCCTGGTCGACAAGCAGGGCATCACCGGCAAGAAGACGGAGTACCACTCCGTTCCGTACCGGAGCATCACGCACTTCGCCGTCGAGACCGCGGGCACGTTCGATCTCGACGCCGAGCTGAAGATCTGGCTCTCCGGCTCGCCCACGCCGATCCAGAAGACCTTCACCAAGGGCGTCGACATCTACGAAGTCCAGGCGATCCTGACCCAGTTCGTGGCGCGATAG
- a CDS encoding MFS transporter — translation MPTTYRSLFRTPEFTPLFLASSAQVAAQTMSGLALGTLVYRATDSPLLSALSMFGPSLAQVLGATTLLSAADRLPPRATMTGTALAFAAGTALLALPAPLWTLFALILALGLVASLSGGVRWGLLNEILPKDGYIVGRSVFNMANGITQIIGYATGGVLITLLSPRGTLLTAAALYAAAAMTARCALTPRPPRATGRPSTGATWRTNATLLAPGPRRHLYLALWLPNGLIVGCESLYVSYAPEHAGPLFACAALGMLTGDVTVARFTGPALRPRLGVPLLLLLAAPYLLFLLHPRPSLAAALAALASIGFGASLLQQERLMAVTPPELAGHALGLHSSGMLAMQGVGAALAGTAAQLTSPATAMAAMAAASITVTLTLAPGLRPVRPPSLSPTPERDAA, via the coding sequence ATGCCCACGACGTACCGGTCCCTCTTCCGCACCCCGGAGTTCACACCCCTCTTCCTGGCCTCCTCGGCGCAGGTGGCCGCCCAGACGATGAGCGGTCTCGCGCTCGGCACGCTGGTCTACCGGGCCACGGACTCGCCTCTCCTGTCGGCCCTGAGCATGTTCGGCCCGTCGCTCGCCCAGGTCCTGGGCGCGACCACGCTCCTGTCGGCGGCCGACCGCCTGCCACCGCGCGCCACGATGACGGGCACCGCGCTGGCGTTCGCGGCGGGTACGGCCCTCCTGGCGCTCCCCGCCCCCCTCTGGACACTCTTCGCCCTGATCCTCGCCCTCGGCCTGGTGGCCTCCCTGAGCGGCGGCGTCCGCTGGGGCCTGCTGAACGAGATCCTGCCCAAGGACGGCTACATCGTGGGCCGTTCGGTCTTCAACATGGCGAACGGGATCACGCAGATCATCGGATACGCCACCGGAGGCGTCCTGATCACGCTCCTGTCCCCGCGCGGCACCCTGCTCACGGCGGCGGCCCTGTACGCGGCGGCCGCGATGACAGCCCGCTGCGCCCTGACCCCCCGCCCGCCGAGAGCGACGGGCCGCCCGTCGACAGGCGCGACCTGGCGCACGAACGCGACCCTGCTCGCCCCGGGCCCCCGCCGCCACCTCTACCTGGCGCTCTGGCTCCCCAACGGCCTGATCGTCGGCTGCGAGTCCCTCTACGTCTCGTACGCACCCGAGCACGCGGGTCCGCTCTTCGCGTGCGCGGCGCTGGGCATGCTGACCGGGGACGTGACGGTGGCCCGCTTCACCGGACCGGCGCTGCGCCCCCGGCTCGGAGTACCCCTGCTCCTGCTCCTGGCGGCCCCGTACCTGCTCTTCCTTCTGCACCCGCGCCCGTCCCTGGCCGCGGCCCTCGCCGCCCTGGCCTCGATCGGCTTCGGCGCGAGCCTGCTCCAGCAGGAACGCCTCATGGCCGTCACGCCGCCCGAACTGGCGGGCCACGCACTGGGATTGCACTCGTCCGGCATGCTGGCGATGCAGGGCGTGGGCGCGGCGCTGGCCGGCACAGCGGCCCAACTGACGTCACCGGCAACGGCGATGGCGGCGATGGCGGCGGCGTCGATCACGGTCACGCTGACGCTGGCACCGGGACTCAGGCCCGTACGGCCACCGTCACTGTCTCCGACACCTGAGCGCGACGCGGCGTGA
- a CDS encoding ArsR family transcriptional regulator — MGWWQVSADTLAGSRFVVSPLAETFACLKALHSRSAAHPGERVWLATHLPAYEGWLAAEPVTAALVRAGLGPEWIADFLTPTPRGEEDFAAEVARVREASPEAARAHLAVALRGPLPAILRDRDDLPGRAADLLTRVWTEAVRPDWHRRRRVLEADVVARTARLSQEGWAAALGAMRPGMRWLGENRLQVNLHEYPPREISGAELVFVPVTPQRHGWVSWEVSGEEPHRYAVVYPCSGVLAHARPAADAPTSAAPEGLARLLGGARADVLVLLGSPMSTSQLVAVTGQGLGSVGRHLKVLLDARLVRRRRSGRSVLYYRTAVGEVLVGAQGGAPASADRS; from the coding sequence ATGGGCTGGTGGCAGGTCAGTGCCGACACGCTCGCCGGCAGTCGCTTCGTGGTCTCGCCGCTCGCGGAGACCTTCGCCTGTCTGAAGGCGCTGCACTCCAGGAGCGCCGCGCATCCCGGCGAACGGGTCTGGCTCGCCACCCATCTGCCCGCCTACGAGGGGTGGTTGGCGGCCGAGCCCGTCACGGCCGCCCTCGTCCGGGCCGGGCTCGGGCCCGAGTGGATCGCCGACTTCCTCACGCCCACCCCGCGGGGCGAGGAGGACTTCGCCGCGGAGGTCGCCCGGGTGCGCGAAGCCTCCCCCGAGGCCGCCCGCGCCCACCTGGCCGTCGCCCTGCGCGGCCCGCTGCCCGCGATCCTCCGCGACCGCGACGACCTCCCCGGACGCGCCGCGGACCTGCTCACCCGCGTATGGACCGAGGCCGTACGCCCCGACTGGCACCGTCGCCGCCGCGTGCTCGAAGCGGATGTCGTGGCCCGCACCGCCCGGCTGAGCCAGGAGGGCTGGGCCGCCGCGCTCGGCGCGATGCGGCCGGGTATGCGCTGGCTCGGCGAGAACCGGCTGCAGGTCAACCTGCACGAGTATCCGCCGCGCGAGATCTCGGGCGCGGAACTGGTCTTCGTACCGGTGACTCCGCAGCGGCACGGGTGGGTGTCGTGGGAGGTCTCGGGGGAGGAGCCCCACCGGTACGCCGTCGTGTATCCGTGCTCGGGCGTGCTGGCGCATGCCCGGCCGGCGGCGGATGCCCCCACGTCCGCCGCTCCCGAAGGGCTCGCCCGGCTGCTCGGCGGTGCGCGGGCCGATGTGCTCGTCCTCCTCGGCTCCCCCATGAGTACGAGCCAGCTGGTCGCCGTCACCGGGCAGGGGCTCGGCTCGGTCGGCCGTCATCTGAAGGTCCTGCTCGATGCCCGGCTGGTACGGCGGAGGCGTTCGGGGCGGTCGGTCCTCTACTACCGGACGGCCGTGGGCGAGGTCCTGGTCGGGGCACAGGGCGGCGCCCCCGCGTCGGCCGACCGGAGTTAG
- a CDS encoding glutathione peroxidase yields MTTDNTGTSASAASGASVLDVDIDALQGGSADLGQYKGQAVLVVNVASKCGLTPQYAGLERLQERYAAQGFTVLGVPCNQFMGQEPGSSEEIAEFCSATYGVTFPLTEKVDVNGDGRHTLYERLTGFADGEGHSGDIRWNFEKFLIGRDGAVVARFSPQTEPESAEVVSAVEAQLG; encoded by the coding sequence ATGACTACTGACAACACCGGTACCTCCGCGTCCGCCGCCTCGGGCGCCTCCGTCCTCGACGTCGACATCGATGCTCTGCAGGGCGGTTCCGCGGACCTCGGCCAGTACAAGGGCCAGGCCGTGCTCGTCGTCAACGTGGCCTCCAAGTGCGGTCTCACCCCCCAGTACGCGGGCCTGGAGCGGCTGCAGGAGCGGTACGCGGCGCAGGGCTTCACCGTGCTCGGGGTGCCGTGCAACCAGTTCATGGGCCAGGAGCCCGGCTCGTCCGAGGAGATCGCGGAGTTCTGCTCGGCGACCTACGGCGTGACCTTCCCGCTGACCGAGAAGGTCGACGTGAACGGCGACGGACGCCACACCCTGTACGAGCGGCTCACCGGCTTCGCGGACGGCGAGGGGCACAGCGGCGACATCCGCTGGAACTTCGAGAAGTTCCTGATCGGCCGGGACGGCGCGGTGGTCGCCCGCTTCTCGCCGCAGACCGAGCCGGAGTCCGCCGAGGTCGTGTCGGCGGTCGAGGCCCAGCTCGGCTGA